A stretch of Henckelia pumila isolate YLH828 chromosome 4, ASM3356847v2, whole genome shotgun sequence DNA encodes these proteins:
- the LOC140862193 gene encoding LOB domain-containing protein 33 → MTLKSGSGQACAACKYQRRRCTSECVLAPFFPADQPKMFQNVHRLFGVKNIVNTLKELEPDQKAIAMKSMKFQATMRDKYPVYGCLVEIQQLSYQIQLAEEELQAVVHQLAYYRQNQQPQEIMSPTNDYLSQLQLGVAPPAGNSAMPLLRQDNFPGDYGPVRAALPVAASYSNPDYLDSRDINNGLWIQQQFVEKSWKILQTSKSKSKSKVKDSMLEVDRMAENQQKTAAACFCRPSPSSTTFHPRDDLV, encoded by the exons ATGACACTAAAGAGTGGCTCCGGCCAGGCCTGCGCCGCGTGCAAGTACCAAAGGCGGCGATGCACGTCCGAGTGCGTCCTCGCCCCGTTCTTCCCCGCCGATCAGCCCAAGATGTTCCAAAACGTGCACCGGTTGTTCGGGGTGAAGAACATTGTCAACACGTTGAAAGAGCTCGAACCGGATCAGAAAGCCATCGCCATGAAGTCCATGAAATTCCAGGCCACCATGCGCGATAAGTACCCCGTTTACGGGTGCCTGGTGGAGATACAACAGCTCTCATATCAGATTCAGCTGGCCGAGGAGGAACTTCAGGCAGTTGTGCACCAACTCGCCTATTATCGACAGAATCAGCAGCCGCAAGAGATCATGTCGCCCACCAACGACTACCTGTCGCAGTTGCAGTTAGGCGTGGCACCTCCCGCAGGAAACTCTGCAATGCCGCTTCTAAGGCAGGATAATTTCCCCGGGGACTACGGCCCTGTAAGGGCAGCACTACCCGTCGCCGCCTCGTATTCGAACCCCGATTATTTAGATTCCAGGGACATTAATAATGGTTTGTGGATTCAACAGCAATTTG TTGAGAAATCATGGAAGATCCTACAAACAagcaaatcaaaatcaaaatcaaaggtgAAAGATTCAATGCTAGAAGTTGATCGAATGGCTGAGAATCAACAGAAGA